A stretch of the Malus sylvestris chromosome 10, drMalSylv7.2, whole genome shotgun sequence genome encodes the following:
- the LOC126585289 gene encoding salicylate carboxymethyltransferase-like produces the protein MEVEQVLHMNGGIGKTSYATNSLLQRAVISTVKPIVKASIEQLCSTLFSDCLKIADLGCSSGPNTLLAVSDIIHNIHATFQKLNRPSPSLQAFLNDLPGNDFNTVFRSLPGFYKKLEEEQKLGPCFITAMPGSFYGRLFPNNSLHFVHSNYALMWISEAPKGLMTKEGEGLNKKNICIAKTSPYAVYKLYLEQFKKDFTVFLRSRAEELVPGGSMVLTTMGSIKSHDPLCIWEVVGVKLNDMVLEGLIEKEKLEIFNLPYYAPTTKEVEDVIEAEGSFTLQSLEVFKNDWDSYIKHADSGLDRKARAAVLATDIRAVGEPILATQFGEAAMDDLFHRFEEDVLDHMEMENCQYINLVISLTKKR, from the exons ATGGAGGTAGAGCAAGTGCTTCACATGAATGGAGGAATTGGGAAAACAAGCTATGCAACCAACTCTCTACTTCAA AGAGCTGTGATTTCGACGGTGAAGCCCATAGTTAAGGCAAGCATAGAGCAGCTTTGCAGCACACTCTTCTCTGACTGTTTGAAAATAGCAGACTTGGGATGCTCTTCCGGACCCAACACCCTTTTGGCGGTATCAGATATCATACACAACATCCATGCCACCTTCCAAAAACTGAACCGTCCATCTCCTTCACTCCAAGCCTTCTTGAATGATCTTCCTGGGAACGATTTCAACACTGTGTTCAGGTCATTGCCAGGGTTCTACAAGAAACTTGAGGAAGAACAGAAGTTGGGGCCATGTTTCATTACTGCAATGCCTGGTTCTTTCTATGGCAGGCTCTTTCCAAACAATTCTCTCCACTTTGTTCACTCTAATTATGCCCTTATGTGGATCTCTGAG GCTCCGAAAGGTTTGATGACCAAGGAAGGAGAGGGACTAAACAAGAAGAACATATGTATAGCAAAAACAAGCCCATATGCTGTGTATAAGTTGTAtttggagcaattcaaaaaggACTTTACGGTGTTTTTGAGGTCACGAGCAGAAGAGCTGGTCCCCGGAGGAAGTATGGTCCTAACCACAATGGGCAGCATAAAGAGCCATGACCCACTTTGCATTTGGGAAGTTGTCGGAGTCAAACTCAATGATATGGTTTTAGAG GGTTTGATTGAGAAGGAAAAACTGGAGATCTTCAATCTGCCATATTATGCACCAACAACAAAGGAGGTTGAAGATGTAATCGAGGCTGAAGGATCTTTTACTTTGCAAAGCCTTGAAGTTTTCAAAAATGATTGGGACTCTTATATAAAGCATGCTGACAGTGGCCTTGATAGAAAGGCAAGGGCTGCCGTACTTGCCACTGATATAAGGGCTGTGGGAGAGCCTATTCTGGCAACCCAATTCGGAGAAGCAGCTATGGACGATTTGTTTCACCGGTTCGAAGAAGATGTCCTTGATCACATGGAAATGGAGAATTGCCAGTACATTAACCTGGTTATCTCGTTGACAAAGAAGCGTTGA